A genomic stretch from Marinobacter fonticola includes:
- the fkpB gene encoding FKBP-type peptidyl-prolyl cis-trans isomerase: MNTLPIDTGTRVTLHFALKLEDGSEIDSTFDKAPATLEIGDGNLPENFESYLLGLTVGERKTFEVPPEKGFGQHNPSNIQTFKRSEFGPDMVLEPGAVISFADARQGELPGIVHHVEGDQVEVDFNHPLSGRTLTFEVEIVSVDAAQTAH; this comes from the coding sequence ATGAACACGCTTCCAATCGATACAGGGACCCGTGTTACGCTGCATTTCGCACTGAAACTGGAAGATGGTAGCGAGATCGATTCGACCTTCGATAAGGCGCCGGCCACCCTGGAAATCGGGGACGGTAATCTACCGGAAAATTTTGAGTCTTATCTGCTTGGTTTGACCGTCGGCGAGCGCAAGACGTTTGAGGTGCCGCCGGAAAAAGGATTTGGCCAGCACAATCCTTCAAACATCCAGACGTTCAAACGCTCCGAGTTTGGTCCGGATATGGTACTCGAGCCCGGTGCCGTTATTTCGTTTGCCGACGCCCGCCAGGGAGAATTGCCCGGGATCGTGCACCATGTTGAAGGTGATCAGGTCGAGGTCGATTTTAACCACCCCCTTTCAGGGCGTACACTGACGTTTGAGGTCGAGATTGTCAGCGTGGACGCCGCGCAGACAGCACACTGA
- the ribF gene encoding bifunctional riboflavin kinase/FAD synthetase, whose translation MRLIRGLANLQSLSGRPDSPLKDGCVATIGNFDGVHVGHQTIIEQVHERAAAEGLPSLVMIFEPQPREFFQGDEAPPRLTGFRQKLKALKAQDVDVVLCVRFDERFRSYSARGFIDDILIEGLAVRHLVIGDDFRFGCDRAGDFKLLQTVGREEGFGVERTVTVEVEGERVSSTRVRECLQRNALDVAEKLLGAPYAIEGRIVYGRQLGRDLNAPTANINLKQSAALRGVYVVRATLADGRVCDGAANIGLRPTVDGRQPSLEVHLFDFAGTLYGQRMRVEFRHPLRDEIKFDSVDALKAQIHQDFADARAWLAAH comes from the coding sequence ATGCGGCTTATTCGAGGCCTCGCCAATCTGCAATCACTAAGTGGTCGACCCGATTCGCCATTGAAAGATGGCTGTGTCGCCACCATTGGCAATTTTGATGGGGTGCATGTAGGGCATCAGACCATCATCGAGCAGGTCCACGAGCGCGCGGCCGCCGAGGGCTTGCCCAGTCTGGTGATGATTTTCGAGCCCCAGCCCCGGGAGTTTTTCCAGGGCGACGAGGCCCCGCCACGATTGACGGGTTTTCGTCAGAAGCTGAAAGCCCTGAAAGCGCAGGATGTGGATGTGGTGCTTTGCGTGCGCTTCGATGAGCGATTCCGCAGCTATTCCGCCCGAGGCTTTATCGACGACATCCTGATTGAGGGTCTGGCCGTCAGGCACTTGGTGATCGGTGACGATTTCCGCTTTGGTTGCGATCGTGCCGGCGACTTCAAGCTGCTGCAAACGGTTGGGCGAGAAGAGGGTTTCGGGGTAGAACGCACCGTAACCGTTGAGGTGGAAGGCGAGCGGGTCAGCAGTACGCGTGTACGGGAGTGCCTGCAGCGCAACGCGCTGGATGTCGCGGAAAAGTTGCTTGGCGCCCCGTATGCTATCGAAGGTCGCATTGTTTACGGGCGCCAGCTCGGTCGCGACCTGAATGCGCCCACTGCGAACATCAATCTGAAGCAGAGTGCGGCGTTGCGGGGCGTCTACGTGGTCCGCGCTACACTAGCCGATGGGCGCGTTTGTGACGGTGCTGCCAATATTGGCCTAAGGCCCACGGTTGACGGCCGGCAGCCTTCCCTGGAAGTGCACCTTTTCGACTTTGCTGGCACACTGTACGGTCAGCGGATGCGGGTGGAATTTCGCCATCCGCTGCGGGACGAGATCAAGTTTGATTCCGTCGATGCACTGAAAGCCCAGATTCACCAGGATTTTGCAGATGCGCGAGCCTGGCTGGCAGCGCACTGA
- the ileS gene encoding isoleucine--tRNA ligase, giving the protein MSDYKHTLNLPETGFPMRGNLAKREPEMLQKWQDADIYGKLRKSREGRDRFILHDGPPYANGSIHIGHAVNKILKDMIVKSRSFMGYDAPYVPGWDCHGLPIEHKVEQEIGKAGGKVDYKTFRQACRDYAAKQVEGQKADFIRLGVFGSWDKPYLTMDAKVEADIIRALGRIVENGHLVRGYKPVYWSVVGQSALAEAEVEYQDKTSTQIDVRFTAVDQAGVLSLFGESGGEGPVSVVIWTTTPWTMPANQAVSLNAELDYALVQLDAGNGRERMVLAADMVDDIMGRWSVEDYQVLGTCSGQSLEHRKLQHPLYDKQVPIVLGDHVTTDAGTGAVHTAPDHGIEDFTVGKEYGIDTLNLVQADGTYTSAAGEFAGMHVYKVDDPISDALERVGKLVRKEKFQHSYPHCWRTKTPLIYRATPQWFISMDVKGLKADALEAIEGVRWVPAWGRNRIEAMVEQSPDWCISRQRTWGVPIALFIHKETQELHPNTPELIEAVAKQIEEGGIDAWYELDAASLIGSDAEHYDKVTDTLDVWFDSGVTHASVLQKRDDLGQFPADMYLEGSDQHRGWFQSSLKTSIAINGVAPYKQVLTHGFTVDGKGRKMSKSLGNVIAPQEVMNELGADILRLWVAATDYSGEMTVSKDILKQTADGYRRIRNTARFLLSNLNGFDPSKHAVAPEEMLALDRWMVDRALTMQQELSEDYANYAFLKVYQKIYNFCEATLGGFYLDIIKDRQYTTQTDSLARRSCQTALYHVAEALVCWIAPILSFTADEIWQHLPGERGESVFLEDWYAGLTALPADTDMGRDYWERIQEVKEAVNKCLEDARNRGVIKGSLSAEVTLYCDGSLKSDLESLGEELRFVLITSEARVAPVSEAGSAEVTNYEGLRVGVVPAEHAKCDRCWHHRADVGRHPEHPKLCGRCIDNIDGQGEARAFA; this is encoded by the coding sequence ATGAGCGATTACAAGCATACCCTGAACCTGCCGGAAACCGGGTTTCCGATGCGCGGTAATCTCGCTAAGCGCGAGCCCGAAATGCTCCAGAAATGGCAGGATGCTGATATTTACGGAAAGCTGCGTAAGTCCCGCGAGGGCCGTGATCGCTTTATACTCCACGACGGTCCTCCATACGCAAACGGCAGCATTCACATTGGTCATGCGGTCAATAAAATTCTCAAGGATATGATCGTCAAATCCCGTAGTTTTATGGGTTATGACGCGCCTTACGTGCCGGGCTGGGACTGTCATGGCTTGCCTATCGAGCACAAAGTCGAGCAGGAAATCGGTAAGGCCGGGGGCAAGGTGGATTACAAAACCTTCCGTCAGGCTTGCCGAGACTATGCAGCCAAGCAGGTCGAAGGGCAAAAGGCAGACTTCATCCGTCTGGGTGTGTTCGGCTCCTGGGATAAGCCCTACCTGACCATGGACGCCAAGGTCGAAGCCGATATTATCCGTGCGCTTGGTCGTATCGTCGAAAACGGTCACTTGGTGCGGGGTTACAAGCCGGTGTACTGGAGTGTGGTCGGTCAGTCCGCGCTGGCAGAGGCTGAGGTGGAATACCAGGATAAAACCTCAACCCAGATCGATGTGCGTTTCACGGCGGTGGATCAGGCTGGTGTTCTGTCCCTGTTCGGTGAGTCGGGCGGCGAAGGCCCGGTGTCGGTGGTGATCTGGACGACGACGCCGTGGACCATGCCCGCCAACCAGGCGGTATCGCTTAATGCTGAGCTCGACTATGCGCTGGTTCAGTTGGATGCCGGCAATGGGCGTGAGCGTATGGTGCTGGCGGCCGATATGGTCGACGACATCATGGGCCGCTGGTCCGTGGAAGATTACCAGGTGCTTGGTACGTGCAGCGGTCAGTCGCTGGAACACCGGAAGCTCCAGCACCCGCTCTACGACAAGCAGGTGCCGATCGTCCTTGGCGACCACGTCACCACCGATGCCGGTACAGGGGCAGTTCACACCGCGCCGGATCACGGTATTGAGGACTTCACCGTCGGTAAGGAATACGGCATCGATACCCTGAACCTGGTTCAGGCGGACGGTACCTATACCTCCGCAGCCGGTGAGTTTGCCGGTATGCACGTGTACAAGGTGGACGACCCGATCTCCGATGCGCTGGAGCGGGTGGGCAAGCTCGTACGCAAGGAAAAGTTCCAGCACAGTTATCCGCATTGCTGGCGCACCAAGACGCCGCTGATCTACCGCGCAACGCCGCAGTGGTTTATCAGCATGGATGTCAAAGGCCTGAAAGCGGACGCGCTTGAGGCCATTGAGGGCGTTCGCTGGGTTCCGGCCTGGGGTCGGAACCGTATCGAAGCCATGGTTGAGCAGTCGCCGGACTGGTGTATCTCACGTCAGCGGACCTGGGGTGTACCCATTGCTCTGTTCATCCACAAAGAGACTCAGGAGCTGCATCCCAATACGCCGGAACTCATCGAAGCTGTCGCCAAGCAAATCGAAGAGGGCGGCATCGATGCTTGGTACGAACTGGACGCCGCCTCTCTGATTGGCAGTGACGCCGAACACTACGACAAAGTCACGGATACACTGGATGTCTGGTTCGATTCAGGCGTGACTCACGCGTCCGTTCTACAAAAGCGTGACGACCTCGGTCAGTTCCCGGCGGATATGTACCTGGAAGGGTCCGATCAGCATCGGGGCTGGTTCCAGTCCTCGCTTAAAACGTCAATCGCTATCAACGGCGTGGCGCCTTATAAGCAGGTCCTGACGCACGGTTTCACTGTCGATGGCAAAGGACGCAAGATGTCCAAGTCGCTGGGCAACGTCATCGCTCCCCAGGAAGTCATGAACGAGCTGGGTGCCGATATACTGCGTCTGTGGGTTGCGGCGACGGACTATAGCGGCGAGATGACGGTGTCCAAAGACATCCTCAAGCAAACCGCTGATGGTTATCGTCGGATCCGTAACACAGCACGTTTCCTGCTCAGCAACCTCAACGGTTTCGATCCGTCCAAGCATGCGGTGGCTCCGGAGGAAATGCTGGCGCTGGATCGCTGGATGGTAGATCGCGCCCTGACAATGCAGCAAGAGCTGAGTGAGGATTACGCCAATTACGCGTTCCTCAAGGTGTACCAGAAGATCTACAACTTCTGCGAGGCGACTCTGGGTGGGTTTTACCTGGATATCATCAAGGACCGTCAGTACACCACGCAAACGGATAGCCTGGCGCGCCGCTCTTGCCAGACCGCGCTTTATCACGTTGCTGAAGCCCTCGTGTGTTGGATTGCACCGATCCTGAGCTTCACCGCCGATGAAATCTGGCAGCACCTGCCGGGTGAGCGCGGTGAGAGCGTGTTCCTGGAAGACTGGTATGCCGGTTTGACGGCGCTGCCGGCGGACACCGACATGGGGCGTGACTATTGGGAGCGTATTCAGGAGGTCAAGGAGGCCGTCAACAAATGCCTCGAAGACGCACGAAATCGCGGGGTAATCAAAGGTTCGCTCAGTGCCGAAGTCACGCTTTACTGTGACGGCAGCTTGAAATCGGATCTGGAATCTCTGGGCGAGGAACTTCGCTTCGTACTGATTACCTCGGAAGCGCGAGTGGCACCTGTTTCTGAGGCCGGCAGTGCCGAAGTCACGAATTACGAAGGTCTACGCGTGGGCGTTGTGCCGGCCGAGCACGCAAAGTGCGACCGTTGCTGGCACCATCGAGCTGACGTGGGTAGGCACCCTGAGCACCCCAAACTCTGTGGCCGCTGTATCGATAATATCGATGGACAGGGTGAGGCGAGGGCGTTTGCCTGA
- the lspA gene encoding signal peptidase II: MADTKSAEMARSPLNWLWLAAVIIALDLGTKALASSMLSYGEPVPVLPFFNFTLLHNTGAAFSFLAGEAGWQRWFFVGLAAVVSVVLVRWLAALKAGERWAAAAITLILGGAIGNVYDRVVHGYVVDFLHFYWNQYHFPAFNIADTAITIGAIMMVVDLFRKPQEQRD; this comes from the coding sequence ATGGCGGATACGAAGAGCGCTGAAATGGCTCGGTCACCCTTGAATTGGCTGTGGTTAGCGGCCGTTATTATTGCGCTTGACCTCGGCACGAAGGCCCTGGCTTCGAGTATGTTGAGCTACGGCGAGCCCGTGCCGGTGCTGCCGTTCTTCAACTTCACATTGCTTCACAACACCGGTGCTGCATTCAGCTTTTTGGCGGGTGAAGCCGGATGGCAGCGCTGGTTCTTCGTGGGCCTTGCGGCAGTTGTCTCGGTGGTGCTGGTGCGCTGGCTTGCAGCGTTGAAGGCCGGTGAACGTTGGGCGGCCGCGGCGATTACGTTGATCCTGGGCGGTGCGATCGGCAATGTTTACGATCGCGTCGTGCACGGCTACGTTGTGGATTTCCTGCATTTTTACTGGAATCAATATCACTTTCCGGCCTTTAATATCGCCGACACGGCGATCACAATCGGTGCCATCATGATGGTGGTGGACCTTTTTCGTAAGCCGCAGGAGCAGAGAGATTGA